AGAACACCCTGATCAACCTGGCGCTGGGCGAGACCGATTTCAGCGACGCCCTCAAGGGGCCGAGCGCCATCGTGGTGGCCCAGGACGATCCTGCTGGCGTCGCCAAGATGCTCAGCGAGGCGGCCAAGGCCAACGACAAGGGCATCCCGGCCATGAAGGCGGGCTTCCTGGAAGGCAAGCGCGTTGACCTCGCCACCGTGTCGCGCCTGGCCAGCCTGGGCACCAAAGACCAGCTCTACTCCGAACTCGTCGGCGTGCTGGGCGCTCACCAGAGCAACTTCGTGGGTATCCTCGAAGCCTACAAGACCCAGCTCGAAGAAGCGGCAGCCTGAGTCTTCCGGCTCACTCTTTCTCTCTCAACTCAAAGCAAAGTACACCAAAGGAGCTTCATCATGGCGTTTAACAAAGAGCAGTTTCTCGACGATCTGTCCAACATCACCCTCCTCGAACTGGCCGACCTGATCGACGCCATCAAGGAGAAGTTCAACGTGACCGCCGCCGTCGCCGTGGCTGGCCCCGCCGCCGCTGGACCTGTGGCCGAAGAGAAGACCGAGTTCGACGTGGTGCTGATCGACGCCGGAGCTTCCAAGATCAACGTGATTAAGGAAATCCGCGCCATCACTGGCCTGGGCCTCAAGGAAGCCAAGGACCTCAGCGAGAAGGGCGGCGCGCTCAAGGAAGGCATCAACAAGGACGAGGCCGAGAAGCTCAAGGCCCAGCTCGAAGCCGCTGGCGCGAAAGTCGAACTGAAGTAACGCCCCCAGCGAACGATCACCCTTAACCGGGAGTGCAGCCCCCCAGCCGAAAGGCTCGGGGGTTTTTTGGGGCCGCGCCTTCAGCCCAGTACGCTCAACTCAGTACTCTCAGCCCAGTGCCGCGATATCCTCGGGCGTCGGGGCGTAGGCTCCAGGATGCGCGCAGGCCACCGCCGCTGCCCTAAGGCCCATCTGGAGGTGCTCGGTCCAGAGGGCCTGGGGGCGCTGGGTGGCACTGACCAGCAGCCCGGCACACAGGGCGTCGCCCGCCCCCACCGTGTCGGCCACCGTGACCGGCACCGTGGGCAAATCGACCCGGCCCGCCGAATGGTACAGGCTCGCGCCCAGCGCTCCACGCGTCACGATGATTGGCGCGTGCGGATTGAGGCCGCGCAGGTGGCGCAGCGCGTCGTCCTCGGACTGTCCAGCGAAGAAGAAGGCCAGGTCCTCGTCGCTGAATTTGATCAGATCCGAGCGCTTGACCACCGCCTCGAACACAGGCAAATAGGCGGGGTTGCGGTGGACGATGCGGGCGTTGGGGTCGAAGCTGATCTTGGTGCCCGCTGCACGGGCGTTCTCGATCAGCCCCAGCAGGGTGTCGGCCAGCGGCCAGCGCACCAGACTGATGCCGCCCATGTGGAGCCAGCGGGCCGCGCTGAGCCAGCCGCTCGGCAGGTGACCGGGGTCGAACAGCAGGTCGGCGCTGTTCTCGCCCAGAAAGCGGTAGGCGGGCGGGTTGGCCGAGTACACCACCGCCAGAAGGGTGGGGGCCGGGAAGCGTTGCAAGAAGCGCGGATCGAGGCCCGCCTCCACCGAGGCCCGCACCAGATCGTCACCGAAGTTGTCCTGACCCACCGCGCCCGCAAAGGCGCTCGGCAGGCCCAGGCGGGCGCAGGCGCGGGCCACGTTCCAGGCCGCGCCACCGGGGTGGGCGGTCCACTGGTTGCCGCCAGCGGTCACGAGGTCGGTGAGGGCCTCGCCCGCGCTGACGATCAGAGGCAAGGGACGTTCGGAGGAGGAGAAAGTCATTCTGGCTTCAGTTTACGTCAAGGCGCGGTGCTCGGGCAGCGGCCAGTAGGGGGTGTGGAGCAAATCGGGAGGTTCTGCTGGAGGCCGGGTCACAGCAGCCTGGCTTTGTGCAGCTCCTCTTGCAGCGCCCGCAGATTCTTGTTGGCCCCAGCAAAGGCCGCTATCTTCTCTCTGGCCGCTTCCTTGCCGATCAGGGCTGCCAGACGACGCAGGTGCTGCGCCGCCGCTCTGTACTGCTCGCGCCCACGCTGGCTGGTCAGTTGGGCAGCCAGGTCCAGGTAGATATCGGCGGCCCTGGCATGGTGGTCCGGCACTTCGCCCAGCTGCTGCGCCAACTGTTCGCGCATGCTGACGACGGACCTGCCCAGCATCCCGCTGATGATGTAGGCACTGGCGTAACGGCCCTGGTGCCGCCTGTCATAGGCTTCAACCTCGCTCAGGTCGTGGTCGCCCTCCAGCAGCAAGGCCAGCA
This portion of the Deinococcus rubellus genome encodes:
- the rplJ gene encoding 50S ribosomal protein L10, with protein sequence MPNQRNQDILATLKASLEGIETFFVVDYQGLNAGQLGALRKQVVEKGGRIIVAKNTLINLALGETDFSDALKGPSAIVVAQDDPAGVAKMLSEAAKANDKGIPAMKAGFLEGKRVDLATVSRLASLGTKDQLYSELVGVLGAHQSNFVGILEAYKTQLEEAAA
- a CDS encoding carbohydrate kinase family protein, which encodes MTFSSSERPLPLIVSAGEALTDLVTAGGNQWTAHPGGAAWNVARACARLGLPSAFAGAVGQDNFGDDLVRASVEAGLDPRFLQRFPAPTLLAVVYSANPPAYRFLGENSADLLFDPGHLPSGWLSAARWLHMGGISLVRWPLADTLLGLIENARAAGTKISFDPNARIVHRNPAYLPVFEAVVKRSDLIKFSDEDLAFFFAGQSEDDALRHLRGLNPHAPIIVTRGALGASLYHSAGRVDLPTVPVTVADTVGAGDALCAGLLVSATQRPQALWTEHLQMGLRAAAVACAHPGAYAPTPEDIAALG
- the rplL gene encoding 50S ribosomal protein L7/L12; this encodes MAFNKEQFLDDLSNITLLELADLIDAIKEKFNVTAAVAVAGPAAAGPVAEEKTEFDVVLIDAGASKINVIKEIRAITGLGLKEAKDLSEKGGALKEGINKDEAEKLKAQLEAAGAKVELK